The proteins below are encoded in one region of Fibrella aestuarina BUZ 2:
- a CDS encoding DUF547 domain-containing protein codes for MKLLFSTSVAVCLLISLSGSYLAHHSSVTLPNVTAPTAAPSHAIFDKLLKEHVNGTGMVDYKGFAKDKAQLKSYLDLLSKNAPASNWSKDEKLTYWINAYNAYTIQLILDHYPVKSIKDIGAKIKIPFVNTPWDVKFIKIGGETYDLNNLEHGIIRKQFDEPRIHFALVCAAKSCPRLRNEAYEPSRLDAQLDDQASDFINNPGKNSITAKQASLSKIFDWYGGDFKKMKNMTVPQVINKYSKTKITDDTKISYQTYDWGLNEQ; via the coding sequence ATGAAACTACTATTTTCAACCAGTGTAGCCGTCTGCTTATTGATAAGCCTGTCGGGTAGCTACCTGGCTCACCATTCGAGCGTAACACTGCCGAACGTAACGGCCCCCACGGCGGCCCCCAGCCACGCCATTTTCGACAAACTGCTGAAAGAGCACGTCAACGGCACCGGCATGGTCGATTATAAAGGCTTTGCCAAAGACAAGGCGCAGCTCAAATCGTACCTGGATCTGCTGAGCAAAAATGCCCCGGCCAGCAATTGGAGCAAAGATGAGAAGCTGACCTACTGGATCAACGCTTATAACGCCTACACCATCCAGCTGATCCTCGACCACTACCCCGTGAAGAGCATCAAAGACATTGGCGCCAAAATCAAGATTCCGTTCGTGAACACGCCCTGGGATGTCAAATTCATCAAAATCGGTGGCGAAACCTATGATCTGAACAACCTGGAGCACGGCATTATCCGGAAGCAGTTTGATGAGCCCCGGATTCACTTTGCGCTGGTGTGTGCGGCCAAATCGTGCCCCCGTCTCCGCAACGAAGCCTACGAACCCAGCCGACTGGACGCCCAGCTCGACGACCAAGCTTCTGACTTCATCAACAATCCCGGCAAAAACTCGATTACCGCCAAGCAGGCCAGCCTGTCGAAGATCTTCGACTGGTACGGTGGCGATTTCAAGAAAATGAAGAACATGACCGTTCCGCAGGTCATCAATAAATATTCAAAGACCAAGATTACCGACGATACCAAGATTTCGTATCAGACGTACGATTGGGGCCTCAACGAGCAGTAG